One window of Salegentibacter sp. Hel_I_6 genomic DNA carries:
- a CDS encoding NADP-dependent isocitrate dehydrogenase: MTQIGKIIYTKTDEAPALATYSFYPIVASYTKAANVGMETKDISLAGRILSQFPQYLSEDQKVSDDLAELGELAKKPEANIIKLPNISASIPQLKAAIKELQEKGYKLPDYPDEPGNDDEKKIQATYDKVKGSAVNPVLREGNSDRRAPKAVKNFAKKHPHSMGKWSSDSKSHVATMDGGDFKANEKSLTINEETDVKIEFTSKSGDKKVLKDNLHLLKGEVIDASLMSKNALLKFLREQVKDAKAKGVLFSLHMKATMMKVSDPIIFGHAVKVFFEDVFNEYGEDIKNAGGDPNSGLGDILNAIEKLPADKKSEIESKIKADLKQGPDIAMVNSDKGITNLHVPSDVIIDASMPAMIRTSGQMWNKNDETQDVKAVIPDSSYAPLYQETIEFCQKHGAFDPTTMGTVPNVGLMAQKAEEYGSHDKTFEIPAAGTVRVIDKSGKTLTEHEVEEGDIWRMCQVKDAPVQDWIKLAVNRAKATGWPAIFWLDKNRAHDAELIKKVNQYLPNHDTTGVDIKIMSVAEATKYTLERVKAGENTISVTGNVLRDYLTDLFPILEVGTSAKMLSIVPLMNGGGLFETGAGGSAPKHVQQFLEEGHLRWDSLGEFLALAASLEHLGEKYENKKALVLSEALDEATNKFLENSKSPSRKVNELDNRGSHFYLALYWAQALAAQDKDADLKKHFADVASKLEQNEEQINKELIDAQGSSVDIGGYYMPNEEATSKAMRPSKLLNDILG, encoded by the coding sequence ATGACACAGATTGGAAAGATCATTTATACCAAAACAGATGAAGCCCCGGCTTTAGCTACTTATTCTTTTTATCCTATAGTCGCATCTTATACAAAAGCGGCGAATGTAGGCATGGAAACTAAAGATATTTCCCTTGCCGGAAGAATTCTATCGCAGTTTCCACAATACCTTTCAGAAGATCAAAAAGTAAGCGATGATTTAGCAGAACTTGGAGAATTAGCCAAGAAGCCTGAAGCTAACATCATCAAGTTGCCAAATATTAGTGCATCTATCCCGCAGTTAAAAGCGGCTATCAAAGAACTTCAAGAAAAAGGCTACAAACTACCTGATTATCCAGACGAGCCTGGTAATGATGATGAGAAGAAAATTCAGGCTACATACGATAAAGTAAAAGGTAGTGCGGTAAACCCTGTACTTCGAGAAGGAAATTCAGACAGAAGAGCACCAAAAGCGGTAAAGAATTTTGCTAAAAAACATCCGCATTCTATGGGTAAGTGGAGCTCAGACTCCAAGTCTCACGTAGCGACTATGGACGGTGGAGATTTTAAAGCCAATGAAAAATCGTTAACCATTAACGAAGAAACCGATGTAAAAATTGAATTCACCTCTAAAAGTGGTGATAAAAAAGTGCTTAAAGATAACCTGCACCTACTTAAAGGGGAAGTTATTGATGCCAGCCTAATGAGTAAAAACGCACTTTTGAAGTTTCTAAGAGAACAGGTAAAAGATGCAAAAGCAAAAGGTGTGCTATTTTCACTGCATATGAAAGCTACAATGATGAAGGTATCTGACCCTATTATTTTTGGCCACGCCGTGAAAGTATTTTTTGAAGACGTTTTCAATGAATATGGAGAAGATATCAAAAATGCCGGTGGAGATCCAAATAGCGGACTGGGAGATATTTTAAATGCTATTGAAAAACTTCCTGCTGATAAAAAATCGGAGATAGAGTCTAAGATTAAAGCCGATCTTAAACAAGGGCCTGATATAGCAATGGTGAATTCTGATAAAGGAATTACCAACCTTCACGTACCAAGTGATGTGATTATTGATGCTTCTATGCCAGCAATGATTAGAACTTCCGGGCAAATGTGGAATAAGAATGACGAAACTCAGGATGTCAAAGCGGTAATTCCCGATAGTAGTTATGCCCCACTTTACCAGGAAACTATTGAGTTCTGCCAAAAACACGGCGCTTTCGATCCTACTACTATGGGAACTGTTCCAAACGTAGGCCTAATGGCTCAAAAAGCTGAAGAATACGGTTCTCATGATAAAACGTTTGAAATTCCAGCTGCCGGAACTGTTCGTGTAATTGATAAAAGTGGAAAAACTTTAACCGAACACGAAGTTGAAGAAGGTGATATTTGGAGAATGTGCCAGGTAAAAGATGCTCCTGTTCAGGACTGGATTAAACTGGCAGTAAATAGGGCAAAAGCAACCGGGTGGCCAGCAATTTTCTGGTTAGACAAAAACCGCGCTCACGATGCCGAACTAATCAAAAAAGTAAATCAATATTTGCCAAATCACGATACTACAGGAGTAGACATTAAAATAATGTCGGTTGCTGAAGCTACTAAATATACTTTAGAACGTGTAAAAGCAGGAGAAAATACAATTTCTGTAACCGGAAATGTATTAAGAGATTACTTAACCGATCTTTTCCCAATTTTAGAAGTAGGAACCAGTGCAAAAATGCTTTCTATTGTACCACTTATGAATGGTGGCGGATTGTTTGAAACCGGTGCCGGAGGTTCTGCTCCCAAGCACGTGCAACAATTCCTTGAAGAAGGTCACTTGCGTTGGGACTCTCTGGGAGAATTTCTTGCGCTTGCAGCTTCTCTGGAACATTTAGGCGAAAAATACGAGAATAAGAAAGCCCTTGTACTTTCTGAAGCTTTAGATGAAGCAACTAATAAATTTTTAGAAAATAGTAAATCTCCATCTAGAAAGGTAAATGAACTGGATAATCGTGGCAGCCATTTTTATTTGGCTTTATATTGGGCTCAGGCACTAGCCGCTCAGGATAAAGATGCAGATTTAAAGAAACATTTTGCTGATGTAGCTTCTAAATTAGAACAAAATGAAGAGCAAATCAATAAAGAACTAATTGATGCGCAAGGATCTTCTGTAGATATTGGAGGTTATTATATGCCTAATGAAGAGGCTACTTCTAAAGCAATGAGACCCAGCAAGCTTTTGAATGATATTTTAGGATAA
- the rplS gene encoding 50S ribosomal protein L19: protein MESLIKYVQDEFVERKDLPEFSAGDTITVYYEIKEGQKTRTQFFKGVVIQKRGSGASQTFTIRKMSGTVGVERIFPLNLPAIQKIELNKRGKVRRARIYYFRELTGKKARIKEAKR, encoded by the coding sequence ATGGAATCGTTAATTAAGTACGTACAAGACGAATTCGTTGAAAGAAAAGATTTACCTGAATTTTCTGCAGGTGATACCATTACTGTGTATTACGAAATTAAAGAGGGTCAAAAAACCCGTACCCAGTTTTTTAAAGGGGTAGTAATTCAGAAAAGAGGTAGCGGTGCTTCACAGACTTTCACCATTAGAAAAATGAGTGGTACTGTAGGTGTTGAAAGAATTTTTCCTTTAAACCTTCCTGCAATTCAAAAAATTGAATTGAACAAACGAGGAAAAGTAAGAAGAGCTCGTATCTATTACTTTAGAGAACTTACTGGGAAAAAAGCCCGTATTAAGGAAGCTAAAAGATAA